Proteins encoded in a region of the Candidatus Nanosynbacter sp. HMT-352 genome:
- a CDS encoding divergent PAP2 family protein, with protein sequence MKVLIVPVIAWAISQGLKQVFHLMGRNRRVFSGDTNPKILLSGGMPSAHSAIVVSLAVFLGLQDGWDSSIFGLATWLAIVVMYDAMMVRYSSGMQGETLNKLISEQGSKLKKLRIAHGHTPVEVAAGAAIGVVVAAVVFFATK encoded by the coding sequence ATGAAAGTCTTGATAGTCCCAGTAATTGCATGGGCAATATCTCAAGGGCTGAAGCAAGTGTTTCATCTCATGGGGCGAAATCGTCGAGTATTTAGCGGTGATACAAACCCGAAAATACTTCTATCTGGAGGTATGCCAAGCGCTCATAGTGCGATTGTCGTGTCGTTGGCGGTATTTCTGGGGCTACAAGACGGCTGGGATAGTTCTATATTTGGACTAGCTACTTGGCTGGCTATTGTAGTGATGTATGATGCCATGATGGTTCGCTATTCGTCTGGAATGCAGGGCGAAACACTTAATAAACTGATTTCAGAGCAGGGTAGTAAGTTGAAAAAACTTCGTATTGCTCATGGTCATACCCCTGTGGAAGTAGCGGCTGGGGCGGCTATTGGTGTGGTTGTGGCTGCCGTTGTATTTTTCGCAACAAAATAA
- the pyrD gene encoding dihydroorotate dehydrogenase (quinone): protein MYKRIIKPILFLLTPDFTHKLIIFCGRMAQTFFPIRWIIRKLWSFQDKSLQQEIDGVVFNNPIGLSAGFDKNVQLSPLMEDVGFGFASGGSVTMEPRRGNPRPWFHRLPNTKSVVVYAGMPNYGLDKISNYIELNRPKVKSMPTVASVAVIADKSTKDKFGPVVSEEYIIRDVKKAVSYIVENSLASVIEINISCPNAGKEPFIYADTLESLLSELDSVERNVPFWIKMPHLYDLKQFDSLLKVIVEHNIQGVTVANLIKDRKRVDLKDPLTDDIRGGLSGEPTRAHSLELIRHAYKNYGDKLTIIGVGGVFSAEDAYAKIKAGASLVGLITGLFFEGPQLIGRMNRELSQLLRNDGFSSISEAIGTDFNKKQKKSKKL from the coding sequence ATGTATAAGCGTATTATTAAGCCGATATTATTTTTATTAACACCAGACTTTACGCACAAACTCATTATTTTTTGTGGACGCATGGCACAAACATTTTTCCCCATTAGATGGATTATTCGTAAGTTATGGAGCTTCCAAGATAAGTCGCTACAGCAGGAAATTGATGGAGTTGTATTTAATAACCCAATAGGACTGTCAGCAGGATTTGATAAAAACGTACAGCTGTCGCCTTTAATGGAAGACGTTGGATTTGGGTTTGCTTCTGGTGGATCCGTGACTATGGAGCCGAGAAGAGGAAATCCTCGACCATGGTTTCATCGATTACCGAATACTAAATCTGTAGTTGTGTATGCTGGCATGCCAAATTACGGGCTAGATAAGATTAGTAATTATATTGAATTAAACAGACCTAAAGTTAAATCAATGCCGACGGTTGCGTCTGTAGCTGTCATTGCTGATAAATCCACGAAAGACAAATTTGGGCCAGTCGTTTCGGAAGAATATATAATTCGGGACGTAAAAAAAGCGGTTAGTTATATCGTAGAAAACAGCTTGGCAAGTGTTATAGAGATTAATATTTCTTGCCCGAACGCCGGCAAGGAGCCGTTTATATATGCTGATACTCTGGAGTCTTTATTGAGTGAATTAGATTCCGTAGAGAGAAATGTTCCTTTCTGGATTAAAATGCCACATTTGTATGATTTGAAGCAATTCGACTCGTTATTAAAGGTTATTGTTGAGCATAATATTCAGGGTGTAACGGTCGCTAATTTAATAAAGGATCGTAAGAGGGTAGATCTTAAAGATCCTTTGACTGATGATATTAGGGGAGGATTAAGCGGCGAACCTACTCGTGCACATAGTTTAGAGTTGATTAGGCATGCGTATAAAAATTATGGAGATAAACTAACTATTATTGGTGTTGGCGGAGTTTTTTCGGCCGAAGATGCATACGCTAAGATTAAGGCAGGGGCTAGCCTGGTTGGGCTTATCACTGGACTATTTTTCGAAGGTCCGCAGCTAATTGGGCGGATGAATCGCGAGCTGTCTCAGCTGCTAAGAAATGATGGTTTTTCTAGTATTTCTGAGGCGATTGGTACTGATTTTAATAAAAAGCAAAAAAAGTCGAAAAAACTTTGA